CGGCCATCGAGAGTTGTGATGACATATGAGTCTGGTTGTTGGCACACTAGCTTGACGTTTCCGCGTACCCACTTTTTTCCTACACGAACTCTGACTGGCTGACCGAGTGTTAGAATGGAGTAGCGAGACGAACGGGCTGCTTTTTTATGAAAGGCTGCTGTCATTTGGCGACGCTTTAATGCCGCTGCTATAGCTCCCGATGACACGTTTTGATGACGTAATGACTCCGACAGGAACGGTAAACTTCCTCGTAGATTTCGCGACTGCAACAACACTGACGGTGAGGGCAAACCATTGCCGATGGGAGTTGAACGAATTGCACGGAGTGTATCCTGGAGCGTGCGACCATCCTCCATGGACTTAACAAACGCCGCTTTTACAGTTTGTACTGATCTCTCCGCCTGACCATTTGACTCTGGATAAAATGGACTTGATGTGACGTGAGATATGGCGAGATGACAAGCAAACGCTCGGAAGTCAGCGCTGCCAAATTGCGGCCCGAATCCGACACAAGCACTTCCGGCACTCCAAAATCAGAGAATATTTTATCTAATTCTTTGATTGTGGCTGCACTTGTTGTTGAGGTCATCTCGACGACACAGGGCCACTTACTGTAGTAGTCAACGGCCAACAAGTAGTCTTTACCACGTAAATGGAAGAAATCCGTCGCCACACGCTGAAAGGGGTGATCCGGAACTTCCACTGGATAATACTGCTGATGTGGATTTTGGTGACGCCGCTCTTGACATATACGACATCCGGCTACAAGGTTGCGTATTTCTTCGACATATCCTGGCCAGTAAGCAACTGACTTGGCTCTTTCGAGACATTTAGACTCTCCGAAGTGGCCATCATGAAACTGCTTCAATATTTCTGACTGCAGAGAGACGGGAACCACCACCTGATGTCCTCGCAGTAGCAAACCACCAGCTGTTGATAAACTGGCCCTTTCCGACCAAAACGGCTTAGTCGGCACCGGGCAATCTCGTTTGTGATTTGGCCACCCCACTTCCACTAATCCGATGACAAGCTGCAACGTAGCATCCCTCTGAGTAGCCTTagcatatttttctttagccGTTTCTCCTGGGATGACGTAGCTGAGCATTCCAtgaaaaaattcttcatttaTTTGTGACTGATCTGTCGCGTATTCCTGAGTGTCTGGCGCTCTGCTGAGCGTATCTGCCAGATAGAGTTCCTTCCCGGGCTTGTAGAGAAGTTGATAACTGTAAACCTGCAGCTGTAGTCGCATCCGCTGAATTCGGGGGAACAATCCAATTGGCTTATCCACCAGTCCAACCAGGGGCTTGTGATCAGTTTCTACTGTCACCTGATTTCCGTAGACATAGTGATGGAAGTGTGTCATGCCAAACTGCACTGCTAACAACTCCTTTTCAATTTGGGCATAGCGACGTTGTGTGTCTGTCAGTGACCGCGACGCAAATTCAATGGGCTGACCATCTTGCAGAAGTACAGCTCCAAGGCCATAAGGGGACGCGTCGACTGAGACCGTAAACGGTAACTTTGGATCAAATAAGCGCAAGACCGGCGCCGAGCTCACTAGTTCTTTGACGGACTGTAAAATGAGGGCGCTGCCGCTGTCCCACACCCACTCGACGTCACTTTTTAACAAATCACGCAACGGTTTCGTTAGAGGTGACAAATGTTCACAAAATTTGGATAAATAGTTCACCATTCCCAACAACCGCTGTAATTCTTCTTTTGAACTCGGTTCTTTAAACGCCTCAATGGCACTTACTTTGGCTGGATCTGGCTTTAACTGCTGGAAAGAGATGACATGACCGATCCATGGCAGCTCCGGGAGGAGAAACTTGCACTTTTTAGCATTAAGTTTGAGATTCACTTTTACACATCGATCAAATACTGCTTGCAACCGCTGGTCGTGTTCTTCTCGAGTCTCTCCCCACACGAAAAAATCGTCAAAATATATTTCAACGCCTTCAAGATCACCAAAGAACTGTTCCATTGTCGGCTGATACACTTCCGGTGCCGAAGAGATGCCAAACGGCAGCCGTAAGAAACGATAACGCCCGAATGGTGTTGCGAACGTCGTCATATAACTGGATTCCTCCGTCAGCGGGATTTGTAGAAACCCGGATGTTGCATCTAGCGTGGAGAAATACTTGG
This genomic stretch from Daphnia magna isolate NIES linkage group LG10, ASM2063170v1.1, whole genome shotgun sequence harbors:
- the LOC123477121 gene encoding uncharacterized protein K02A2.6-like, which produces MASELHPPSSFSFDGDLPTKWALWKRQFVWYLKATKKNKDDEDVQVGVLITLLGQKGLRIYETFTWTTAGDENKINPVLAKFDAHFQPRKSQTFERYKFLTRHQREGESCESFLLELQSLIATCEYDTQRDSILRDQIVIGVADVKTREKLLFDPQLTLVKAVEIIRACETSSSIAEKMSAEVVNRLTLEKFKRSWPSDQRGSADKSGHRKSVEQITNCKWCGGSHSRRNCPAYGKQCTKCGKPNHFEKVCDSEENVASIDSYVVHSFSDRQDSQWNVELLVNDYPITFKVDTGASCNVLSRNWFEKVNRSKSQLKPGPQVRTYNGQSINVLGQQDVTVCFKKKWYTLRVIVIEEEKVPILGLPSCRELVLVQTSARQQVDAMGDSNRVESTLPSEFKMYQKVFIGIGKLPVEHHIKLKDNYVSVVRPPRRVPFKLRDPVKKKLDDMEKLKLVCKVTEPTEWVNPMLAIQKADGDVRICLDPVDLNKEVKRQHYPVPTAQELFARIGKAKYFSTLDATSGFLQIPLTEESSYMTTFATPFGRYRFLRLPFGISSAPEVYQPTMEQFFGDLEGVEIYFDDFFVWGETREEHDQRLQAVFDRCVKVNLKLNAKKCKFLLPELPWIGHVISFQQLKPDPAKVSAIEAFKEPSSKEELQRLLGMVNYLSKFCEHLSPLTKPLRDLLKSDVEWVWDSGSALILQSVKELVSSAPVLRLFDPKLPFTVSVDASPYGLGAVLLQDGQPIEFASRSLTDTQRRYAQIEKELLAVQFGMTHFHHYVYGNQVTVETDHKPLVGLVDKPIGLFPRIQRMRLQLQVYSYQLLYKPGKELYLADTLSRAPDTQEYATDQSQINEEFFHGMLSYVIPGETAKEKYAKATQRDATLQLVIGLVEVGWPNHKRDCPVPTKPFWSERASLSTAGGLLLRGHQVVVPVSLQSEILKQFHDGHFGESKCLERAKSVAYWPGYVEEIRNLVAGCRICQERRHQNPHQQYYPVEVPDHPFQRVATDFFHLRGKDYLLAVDYYSKWPCVVEMTSTTSAATIKELDKIFSDFGVPEVLVSDSGRNLAALTSERLLVISPYLTSHQVHFIQSQMVRRRDQYKL